The sequence CCGCCGCTGATCCCGGCGGCGCGTTCCTTATCCACTTGGCTCGGGCGGAGCGCGTAGCGCTCGCCGCGCCAGTCCAGACCCAGGGCGTTCGCCAATAGTTGCTGATAGCTCAGTTGGTTTGTCTGGAATTTCTCCTCGTCGTCCAGGCCCAGGGTCCAGTAGTAGCGGGCGGTCTCGTCCACGGGCAGCAGCTCGCCCCGGCGGCCGTGGACGAAGCCGTAACGCTCCCCGGCCTCGACCATCAGACCCAGCCCCGTGGCGTGGTCCTCCTTGTCGAGGACGTAGACCGCCTCGAAGAAGCGCCCGCGCAGCGCCGCCAGGGTCCGGACGTCCAGCGGCAGCGCCCGGTCCACCAACGGCTGATTGGCCACCAGGGGTCGGGCCGCCTCCCCGGTCACCCAAGTGATGAAGGCGTCGTCGCCGTGGCGGCGGCGCAGGGCGGGCAGCAGGGCGCAGGTGCGCAGCACGTCGCCCAGGGCCGCCAGCTTGATCACCAGGACCTCGGCGCCCCGGGGTGCGTAGTTAGGGCAGTCCGGGCAGGTGCGCCTGAAGCGGCAGGGGCGGTCGCCCAGGTAGTGGCGGCAGTCGGCTTTGGGTGTCCAGGTCATGGGCCTTTGTAAAGTGTTTGGTTACTGCTTGAGATAGTGGTCGATCACTTCGGTATATTCGGAGATATCGATAGCTTTATCCCATTCGCCTTTAGGAGTACCATAGAGTATAGAAACTATGTTGTTTTTCTGTGTAATGATACTGTAGGCATTTTTCTATTGCTGCTACATTCGATTCAATATCGAACCATACATATATAAATCTAATATCACGCCAATTTACATTCTTATTTTCTGTTTTATATAACTCTTCCATCTTTTTAAAGGCGCTACTTGTTTTGCCAATCGGGTTGATATGGGTTGCTATTCTTTGGTATGGACATGATAATCCTGTTTTATTTAATGTACCTGTTTTTCCTATATACAGATGTTTATTGTTATTTGAAACATTAGTTACTATTATAGCATAGACAATTTCTTTCTTCTCCATGCCTTTGCTTTCAAATGTTATAGCATGATACATATCTTCTCCTTTATGAAAGTCTTATCGTTTCGCGGCGACCCGCTCCAGGGGCCACCCTACGGGGGCTTCTAGTATAGGTTCATATCAGTGGTATCCCCCGTATAACTGTAACTAAACCAGATCGGGATCAGAGCAGACCGCCGGGTGAGTGGGAAAACAGCCGGATGGTACGACGCAGGGGAGCTCCGAACGATGTAAATAGAGTTTGTCAGTATGAGGATGATAACACAGGGAACGGCGAATGTGCGCGGCTGGGGTGGACACAAGGCGGTGGCGCGGTTTTTGCCCCGGGGAAGCAGGCGGGGGTAGGGCCGGGGCTGATGGGGGGCTGCAAAAACCGTGCCACCGCCGGGCGGGCGGCCTTCGGCGCGAGAGGGTGTCAATCCCGGCGCCGTCACGGTTCTTGCGAGCCGAGGTCGCCCGGCGGCGACCTCGGGCAACAACCGCGCCGGCGCCTGTATCGCCGGCGGATCCCGACGGCTACTGCGGGATGTAGGTGGCCAGGCCGTAGCGCTCTTCGATCTCGGCGGCGGTGGACTTGGCGGCCCCGGGCTCGGCGAAGGGGCCGACGCGGACGCGGTAGACGGGGTTATCGTCAGCGGCGGCGGGGCTGATAATGAAGGCGGAGAAGCCGTCGGCGCCGAGTTGGTTCTTGAGCGCCTCGGCGTTGGCGCGCTGGCTGAAGGCCCCGACCTGGACGGAGTAGGTGGTCACTCCGACGGGAACCTCGTCGGTGCCGTTGTCCGGTTCGGTGTTGTTGTCCGGGGTGGAGCCGTTGGCGGATTCGGTGTTGATCTCTTCGATCTGGGAAAGCAGTTCCTGGATGTCGTCGGGCAGGGCGGTCTCCTCGACGGCGTCGCCGCCGTCGGAGGAATCGGCGCCGCCGGCGGCCTCCTCGGGAACGATGATCAGCTCGCCCTCGCTGTTGTAGAAGACGAGTTCCTTGGTCAGTTGGCCCTCGGGCTCGACCTCGGCGGCGTGATTGAGTACATCGGGCGCGTCCGCGTCCTCTTCGGTCATCGATTCGCACTGGGTGGTGAGGATGAAGACCCCGCCGCCGACGACGATGACCACGGCCAGGATCAGGGCGGTGAAGGCGCCGCCGGAAGGGCGCTTGTGTTCGGGCGGCGGGCTGTCGAACTGCAGGTCGAGCATGGCGCCCTCCTTGGCTGCGGGGCGAAGGCCCTAAGGCGTTTGGAGTTCGTAGTCCAGGGAGCCCAGGCCCAGCTCGGCGGCGGCGCGGAGCTGGACGGTGGGGTCGACGTCGGGATAGAGGCCGGCGAACTTCTCCGCGCCGGAACCGAGCTCGGCGGCGGCGGAGCCGGGCAGCCCCGGGGCGCGGCGCACCAACTCCAGGCTGGCGGCGTCGACGGCCACGGGGTCGTCGCCGGCGACGAAGCCCAGATCGGGAACGATCGCGGGATCGTGGCGCGGGAAGCAGTCGCAGGACGGGCTGACATCGGTGAGGACGTTGAGGTAGAGCACCCGGCCCTCGACGGCGTCGATGACGGCACCGGCGTACTCGGCCATCCGTCGCTGGACCTCGTCGGAGGCCCCGTCCCAGCGGAAGGCGATGGCCCGCACCGGACAGGCCAGCAGGCAGTGGGCGCAACCGGTGCAGCGCTCCTCGTCGATCCGCGCCGTACCGTCGGCGATGGCGATGGCCTCCCAGGCGCACCAGGAGAGGCAGCGCTGGCAGCCGATGCAGCGTTCCCCGTCGATGAAGGGCTTCGAGCGGGTGTGCATGTAGAACTTGCCGGCCTTGGACGAACAGCCCATCGAGAGGTTCTTGATCGCGCCGCCGAAGCCCGTCAGCTCGTGGCCCTTGAAGTGGCTGACGCAGACCAGGGCGTCGGCCCGGGCCGTCAACCCGGCCAGATGCACCGCGGGGCCGCCCGCGACGGGCGAGGGGACCAGGACCTCGTCGTCGCCCTTGAGGCCGTCGGCGGGCAACACCGGGGCGCCGAGGACCTCCCGGGTGAAGCCGTGGCTCGCCGCCGTGGCGATCATGTCCAGGCCGTTCTGCCGGCGACCGGTGTAGAGGGAGGTCGAATCGGTGACGAAGGCCTTGGCGCCCAGGTCTGTGAGGGTCCGCACCACCTCGGCCAGATAGGGTGGGCGGATGTAAGCCAGGTTGCCGGCCTCGCCGATGTGGGTCTTGACGGCGACGACGTCCCGCTCTCCGGCGATCCGTCCCAGGTCCAGGCGCTCCAGCAGCAGGCGCAGCAGCTCCCGGGCGCTCTTCTTCAGCCGCGGGCGGAAGGGCACGTGGTGGACGACGGTCATGGGGCCTCGCTTGTTGCTGGGGAATCGTAGACGGCGTTCAATCGGTCTCCAGCGTGGGACCAAAATCTTCGAGGGGGTCCCACTCGTCGGCCAGCCCGGCCAGGCGGGGGTAGTCGGCGAAATCGTCCAGGCTGTCCTGCTCGGTCTTGCCCAGCAGTCCGGCCTCGACGAGACTGAAGACCATCCGGCCGAAGTCCAGGCCGTCCTGGATGTTCCAGTCGGCGAAGACGGACGTGACCAGCGGTCCGTAGCTCTGCAGGCCGTACTCGGCCAGGCCGTCGAGGAGCTCGCGGCCGCTGATGTGCCGCGGGCGTTCCAGGGCGCCGATGATCCGGCCCACGGCGGCCAGCAGGAAACGGTAAGCCCGGCGGGGGTAGCGGGTGTCCAGGCCCGGATAGGCCTCTTCGAGGGGGTCCTGAGCGTCGAATTCCATGGGGATCGGTCGCCTTTGCTAGTCCTCCGCGCCGCTGTCGAACCAGACGCCGACGAGACGGAACAGGGCGAGGGTGTAACACAGAACGGCGTAGAGCATTAACTGCACCCCGGAGAGCAGGGCGGTCAACGGTCGCTGGAACAGGGCCCGGGCGGCGAAATCGGCGAACAGCGGCCGCAGCGCCGGCAGGCCGAACTGGAGCTTGCTCCATAACAGCGGACCGTAGAAGGCCGCCGCCAGCAGCAGCAAACCCAAGACCAGGGCCCAGCGATCGACGAGCAGGCGCAGCAGCCCGCCCAGGGCCGCGGCGAAAAGGATCCCCGGCAACAGCAGCGGCAGGCCGCCCAGGTAGATGGAAAACAGGTTGCCCCCCGCCAGCCAGAGGACGCCGCCGGAGACCAGCGCCACCAGCGCCGTTACCAGCAGCGCGGCCAGCGCGGCCGTCAGCAGCCGGGCCGCCAGATACAGGGCCGGACCGTGGCTGCGGGTGGGACCGAAGCGTCGCCAACGCTCCGTTCCGGCGTCGTTGAGCAACACGCCGTAAAGCAGACCGGCGAACAACCCCAAGGGGAAGAGGAACAGCGCCTCGCGCAGGCGGATGTCGCGCAGCAGGCCGAAGGCCGTCCCGTCGATTCCCGGCAGGGTCAGCAAACCGTAGAGGGCCGCGGCGACCAGGCCCCCGACCAGGCCGGCCGTCAGCCAGCGCCGTCGCCAGGCTTCGCGCAGACCCGCCTTGAGGTAGGTCCAGATCACGACCGCTCCCCGGAGCGCAGGTAGAGGCAAGCCGCGCCGTCGAGACAGCCAGACAGCCCCTCCAGCAGCTCCCCGGCGACGTCGGCGGCGCAAGCGGCCAGGGGATCGTCGGCCAGCAGCAAGACCGGTTCGGCCGCCAGGCCCAGGGCCAGTGCCAGGCGGGCCTCCTCGGATACGGTCAACTCGTTGACCCGCCCGCCGCCGTTGTCAATATTCCGCTCCCCGAGCAGCCCCGCGATACCGATCAGCTCGCGTCGACCGCCGCCCCGGGCCGCCAGGCTAAGCGCCTCGAGGGGGGTC is a genomic window of Candidatus Coatesbacteria bacterium containing:
- a CDS encoding glycosyltransferase family 9 protein — its product is MTWTPKADCRHYLGDRPCRFRRTCPDCPNYAPRGAEVLVIKLAALGDVLRTCALLPALRRRHGDDAFITWVTGEAARPLVANQPLVDRALPLDVRTLAALRGRFFEAVYVLDKEDHATGLGLMVEAGERYGFVHGRRGELLPVDETARYYWTLGLDDEEKFQTNQLSYQQLLANALGLDWRGERYALRPSQVDKERAAGISGGFAEGRPLVGLNVGAGGVFAHKNWPARRYAELIDARPDWRFLLLGGPREAGLLAELEAASNARSAGADNPLLTFAALIERCAAVVSGDTLGLHVALAVGTPVVALFGPTCRQEIELYGRGVKLVSPADCAPCYRRRCDVSPSCMERIGLAEVLSSLEELLERDAPA
- a CDS encoding DUF362 domain-containing protein translates to MTVVHHVPFRPRLKKSARELLRLLLERLDLGRIAGERDVVAVKTHIGEAGNLAYIRPPYLAEVVRTLTDLGAKAFVTDSTSLYTGRRQNGLDMIATAASHGFTREVLGAPVLPADGLKGDDEVLVPSPVAGGPAVHLAGLTARADALVCVSHFKGHELTGFGGAIKNLSMGCSSKAGKFYMHTRSKPFIDGERCIGCQRCLSWCAWEAIAIADGTARIDEERCTGCAHCLLACPVRAIAFRWDGASDEVQRRMAEYAGAVIDAVEGRVLYLNVLTDVSPSCDCFPRHDPAIVPDLGFVAGDDPVAVDAASLELVRRAPGLPGSAAAELGSGAEKFAGLYPDVDPTVQLRAAAELGLGSLDYELQTP